One window of the Buchnera aphidicola (Meitanaphis flavogallis) genome contains the following:
- a CDS encoding YbaB/EbfC family nucleoid-associated protein, which yields MFSKNGLNGLTKQAKEIQKKVAQIQKEVSTIEVTGESGAGIVKVTLVGANNCKRIEIDSTLIVQHEKDVLEDLIVAAFNDAVRRISELQKQKMSSISSDIPFLNELNITF from the coding sequence ATGTTTTCTAAAAACGGACTAAATGGCTTAACAAAACAAGCAAAAGAAATACAAAAAAAAGTAGCACAGATACAAAAAGAAGTATCTACTATAGAAGTCACTGGAGAGTCTGGAGCAGGAATTGTAAAAGTAACATTAGTTGGTGCAAATAATTGTAAAAGAATAGAAATAGACTCAACACTCATAGTACAACATGAAAAAGATGTATTAGAAGATTTGATAGTAGCAGCTTTTAATGACGCAGTAAGACGCATATCAGAATTACAAAAACAAAAAATGTCTTCTATTTCGTCAGATATACCATTTTTAAACGAATTAAATATTACTTTTTAA
- the htpG gene encoding molecular chaperone HtpG yields MNANKKEIHEFQSETNKILHLMIHSLYSNKEIFLRELISNASDAIDKLKFKSISSPELYEKDTKLHIRLYMDKKNNSLIISDNGIGMTYQEIIDNLGTIAKSGTKLFLKSCEKSVQEKNNFIGQFGVGFYSAFIVSKKITVKSRFGGLNESEGVLWESEGKGKYEVSKINKKHRGTKITLYLKPQDTCFLELWNIKNIINKYSNHISVPIEINVYDEKTKISKWEQINQAKALWTLKKSDITDEEYKNFYKQLTNDSDDPITWTHNKVEGIQEYTILLFIPSKSAWDIWNKDNKHGLKLYVKRIYIMDNAEQFLPNYLRFVKGIIDSDNLPLNVSREILQNHTIISKLKTTLTKRVLKLLHDLSKNVDSYKLFWSQFGLILKEGPAEDPKNREIIANILRFHSMKQNSSENMISLQNYIDNMNKKQEKIYFITADSYSSAINSPHLEFFKRKNIDVLLLVDKIDEWMMNYLTEFDGKLFQSISKHDESIEKLNENSDELQKNLHSNMESLLDKIRNILKDKIKDVRFTYKLTHTPAMVITDSHDMTTQMAKLFSAAGQSVPKIKYIFEINPKHALIQKINKEQNEEKMKNWIKILFDQSLLAEKNTLENPSKFITRINNFLINCN; encoded by the coding sequence ATGAATGCAAACAAAAAAGAAATACATGAATTTCAATCAGAAACTAACAAAATACTACATTTAATGATTCATTCTCTATATTCTAATAAAGAAATATTTTTAAGAGAACTCATTTCTAATGCATCAGATGCTATTGATAAATTAAAATTTAAATCTATATCTTCACCAGAACTATACGAAAAAGACACAAAATTACATATTAGACTATACATGGATAAAAAAAATAATAGTCTAATAATTAGTGATAATGGAATAGGAATGACATATCAAGAAATAATTGATAATCTAGGAACGATAGCAAAATCTGGAACAAAGCTATTTTTAAAATCTTGTGAAAAATCTGTTCAAGAAAAAAATAATTTTATTGGACAATTTGGAGTAGGATTCTATTCAGCATTCATTGTATCTAAAAAAATAACAGTAAAAAGTAGATTTGGTGGTTTAAATGAAAGTGAAGGTGTATTATGGGAATCTGAAGGAAAAGGAAAATACGAAGTTAGCAAAATTAATAAAAAACACAGGGGAACAAAAATAACTTTATATTTAAAACCACAAGACACTTGTTTCTTAGAACTATGGAATATAAAAAACATTATCAATAAATATTCCAATCACATTTCTGTTCCAATAGAAATTAATGTATACGATGAAAAAACAAAAATTAGTAAATGGGAACAAATAAATCAAGCAAAAGCATTATGGACTTTAAAAAAATCTGACATAACAGATGAGGAATACAAAAATTTTTATAAACAACTTACTAACGATTCTGATGATCCAATTACATGGACTCATAACAAAGTAGAAGGTATTCAGGAATATACAATTTTACTATTTATTCCTTCAAAATCAGCTTGGGATATCTGGAATAAAGACAATAAACATGGTTTAAAACTATATGTAAAACGCATATACATTATGGATAATGCAGAACAATTTTTACCCAACTATTTACGATTTGTAAAAGGAATCATTGATTCAGACAATTTACCATTAAATGTTTCTCGAGAAATATTACAAAATCATACAATTATTTCAAAATTGAAAACAACACTAACAAAAAGAGTACTAAAACTACTACATGATCTTTCTAAAAATGTTGATTCTTATAAATTGTTTTGGTCCCAATTCGGTTTAATATTAAAAGAAGGTCCTGCTGAAGACCCTAAAAATCGCGAGATAATTGCTAATATTTTACGATTTCATTCCATGAAACAAAATTCTTCGGAAAATATGATTTCCTTGCAAAATTACATTGATAACATGAATAAAAAGCAAGAAAAGATTTATTTTATTACAGCAGATAGCTATTCTTCAGCTATAAATAGTCCTCACTTAGAATTTTTTAAACGAAAAAACATCGACGTATTATTACTTGTTGACAAAATTGATGAATGGATGATGAATTATTTAACTGAATTTGATGGAAAGTTATTTCAATCAATTAGTAAACACGATGAATCTATTGAAAAACTAAACGAAAATTCCGATGAATTGCAAAAAAATTTACATTCCAACATGGAATCTCTATTAGATAAAATAAGAAATATACTAAAAGATAAAATAAAAGATGTAAGATTCACTTATAAGTTAACACACACTCCTGCCATGGTTATTACAGATTCTCATGATATGACTACTCAAATGGCAAAACTTTTTTCTGCTGCAGGACAATCTGTTCCTAAAATAAAATATATTTTCGAAATCAATCCAAAACATGCATTAATTCAAAAAATCAATAAAGAACAAAACGAAGAAAAAATGAAAAACTGGATAAAAATATTATTTGATCAATCGCTTCTTGCGGAAAAAAATACTTTAGAAAACCCTAGTAAATTTATAACTAGAATAAATAATTTTTTAATAAATTGCAATTAA
- a CDS encoding nucleoside monophosphate kinase: protein MRIVLLGAPGSGKGTQATFIAKRYRIPIISTGEILRKLIQNNTLISKKIKNTIHNGKLISDNIVTQLVKNNISQINCDLGFVLDGFPRTISQAQIIKKEKILINYIFELKIPNEMILKRIQKRRNNSILKTTDSNIEEKNPHLKNKNYKNVVHRYDDNELIINTRLEEYKKFTIPLINYFNNNSIIKKIKFYTIDGTKTISEINEEIKNILD, encoded by the coding sequence ATGCGTATTGTTTTACTTGGAGCACCAGGATCAGGCAAAGGAACACAAGCTACATTCATCGCAAAACGATATCGTATTCCAATCATATCAACTGGAGAAATACTAAGAAAATTGATACAAAATAACACTTTAATAAGCAAAAAAATTAAAAATACCATTCATAATGGAAAGTTAATTTCAGATAATATAGTCACACAATTAGTAAAAAACAATATTTCCCAAATAAATTGTGATTTAGGATTCGTGCTTGACGGGTTTCCACGAACCATATCTCAAGCACAAATAATTAAAAAAGAAAAAATACTTATTAATTACATCTTTGAATTAAAAATACCAAATGAAATGATTCTAAAACGCATTCAAAAAAGAAGAAATAACTCAATTTTAAAAACAACAGATAGTAATATAGAAGAAAAAAATCCACATCTCAAAAACAAAAACTATAAAAATGTAGTTCATAGATATGACGACAATGAATTGATTATTAATACAAGATTAGAAGAATATAAAAAATTTACAATACCTCTTATAAATTACTTTAATAATAACTCAATTATAAAAAAAATTAAATTTTATACTATAGATGGGACTAAAACTATATCGGAAATTAATGAAGAAATTAAAAATATTTTAGATTAA
- the folD gene encoding bifunctional methylenetetrahydrofolate dehydrogenase/methenyltetrahydrofolate cyclohydrolase FolD, producing the protein MFKKILNGQKISNKIQKKIQKKVNQRTKEGKRPPGLAVILIGYHMASKIYVDKKNIACKKAGFFSKIWHFSENVQENKIINLIKILNNDPNIDGILVQLPIPKHINIKNVFNKINPNKDVDGFHPYNIGCLCQKIPRLRPCTPLGIITMLKYYKINIKGLHAVIIGASNTVGRPMNLELLLSGCTTTITHRFTKNLKHFVKQADLIVIAIGQEKFLQGKWIKPGAIIIDVGINRLRNGTIVGDVDFESAILNASYITPVPGGVGPMTVATLLQNTLKACIEYSSI; encoded by the coding sequence ATGTTTAAAAAAATTCTAAACGGACAAAAAATCTCCAATAAAATACAAAAAAAAATACAAAAAAAAGTAAATCAAAGAACAAAAGAAGGAAAAAGACCACCAGGACTAGCAGTAATATTAATAGGATACCATATGGCATCAAAAATTTATGTTGATAAAAAAAATATAGCTTGTAAAAAAGCAGGATTTTTTTCAAAAATATGGCACTTTTCTGAAAATGTTCAAGAAAATAAAATAATTAATCTAATAAAAATTTTAAATAACGACCCCAATATTGATGGAATTTTAGTACAATTACCTATCCCTAAACATATTAATATTAAAAATGTATTTAACAAAATTAATCCCAATAAAGATGTAGATGGATTTCATCCTTACAACATAGGTTGTTTATGCCAAAAAATTCCCCGATTACGCCCTTGTACTCCACTAGGGATAATTACAATGTTAAAATATTATAAAATTAATATAAAAGGTCTGCATGCTGTTATAATAGGAGCTTCTAATACAGTAGGTAGACCAATGAATTTAGAACTATTATTATCTGGTTGTACTACTACAATTACTCATAGATTTACAAAAAATCTTAAACACTTTGTTAAACAAGCAGACTTAATAGTCATTGCAATAGGACAAGAAAAGTTTCTACAAGGAAAATGGATTAAACCAGGAGCGATAATAATCGATGTAGGAATTAATAGACTTAGAAATGGCACAATAGTAGGAGATGTAGATTTCGAATCAGCTATTTTAAACGCATCATATATAACCCCTGTTCCAGGAGGAGTTGGACCTATGACTGTAGCAACATTACTGCAAAACACTTTAAAAGCTTGTATAGAATATAGTTCAATCTAA
- the cysS gene encoding cysteine--tRNA ligase has protein sequence MLNIFNSFTRKYETLKFNLNKKISMYVCGVTTYDFCHVGHGRTFVFFDVVSRYLRYCGYDLQYVRNITDIDDKIIFQSMKNNETILDLSNRMINQMNKDFLDLNIICPDYEPRATENIDIIIKFISQLLKHDYAYISHNGDVIFSIDRCPSYGLLSHQCINKLKVGARISKNMNKRNPLDFVLWKIVKENEMCFWNSPWGIGRPGWHIECSSMSTSIFKDRIDIHGGGKDLLFPHHENEFAQSSCINREFSVGHWMHTELVITKNQKMSKSLGNAFLLKDLLTQYDSESIRVFLLSTHYRHPLHFCEKNLNKSNRLLQKLYLSLRNIDFSISCNIDYYLFKVEFHAALDNDFNTPSALSILSKISHKINVLKLSYHNNDNKILMLANELRELGSVLGILLKDPEDFLKKINQFCPDEINNINFLIKEREGARKRKNWIKSDKIRRHLLSLGVVVEDSKCNTFWRKVK, from the coding sequence ATGTTGAATATATTTAACTCTTTTACTCGGAAATATGAAACGTTAAAATTTAATTTAAATAAAAAAATTAGTATGTACGTATGTGGTGTGACTACATATGATTTTTGTCATGTTGGTCACGGTCGAACTTTTGTATTTTTTGATGTAGTGTCACGTTATTTACGTTATTGTGGTTATGATTTGCAGTATGTACGCAATATTACAGATATTGATGATAAAATTATTTTTCAATCTATGAAAAATAATGAAACTATTTTAGATTTATCTAATCGTATGATTAATCAAATGAATAAAGATTTTTTAGACTTAAATATTATTTGTCCAGATTATGAACCTCGTGCTACAGAGAATATAGATATTATTATTAAATTCATTTCACAATTATTAAAGCATGACTATGCATATATATCACATAATGGCGATGTAATATTTTCTATTGATAGATGTCCAAGTTATGGATTACTTTCCCATCAATGTATAAATAAATTAAAAGTTGGAGCGCGTATATCTAAGAATATGAACAAGCGTAATCCACTAGATTTTGTTTTATGGAAAATTGTAAAAGAAAATGAAATGTGTTTTTGGAATTCTCCATGGGGTATAGGACGTCCTGGATGGCATATTGAATGTTCGTCTATGAGTACATCTATTTTTAAAGATAGAATTGATATTCATGGTGGAGGAAAGGATTTATTGTTTCCTCACCATGAAAATGAATTTGCGCAATCAAGTTGTATTAATAGAGAATTTTCCGTAGGTCATTGGATGCACACTGAATTAGTTATTACTAAAAATCAAAAAATGTCTAAATCTTTAGGAAATGCTTTTCTTTTAAAAGATCTTTTAACTCAATATGACTCGGAGAGTATTCGTGTTTTTCTACTATCAACGCATTATCGTCATCCTTTGCATTTTTGCGAAAAAAATTTAAATAAATCCAATCGATTATTACAAAAGTTATATTTATCTTTAAGAAATATTGATTTTTCTATATCATGTAATATAGATTATTATTTATTTAAAGTAGAATTTCATGCGGCGTTAGATAATGATTTTAATACTCCTAGTGCTTTATCTATATTATCCAAAATATCTCACAAAATAAATGTTTTAAAGTTAAGTTATCATAACAATGATAATAAAATTTTAATGTTAGCTAATGAATTGAGGGAGTTAGGTAGTGTTTTGGGTATTTTATTAAAAGATCCTGAGGATTTTTTAAAAAAAATTAATCAATTTTGTCCTGATGAAATAAATAACATTAATTTTTTAATAAAAGAGCGAGAAGGGGCGCGAAAAAGAAAAAACTGGATTAAATCGGATAAAATAAGAAGACATTTATTAAGTTTAGGTGTTGTTGTAGAAGATTCAAAATGTAATACTTTTTGGAGGAAAGTAAAATAA
- the ybeD gene encoding DUF493 family protein YbeD — translation MKNKLEKMLQFPCLFTYKVIGLAQPELIDQIVKVIQCRLPGDYTPQIKSSNKGNYLSVSITIFASSFEQIESLYHELSNINIVRMVL, via the coding sequence ATGAAAAATAAACTTGAAAAAATGTTACAATTTCCTTGTTTATTTACTTATAAAGTAATTGGATTAGCTCAACCTGAACTGATCGATCAAATAGTAAAAGTAATTCAATGTAGATTGCCAGGTGATTATACTCCACAAATAAAATCTAGCAATAAAGGAAATTATCTATCTGTTTCTATTACAATTTTTGCTAGTAGTTTTGAACAAATAGAAAGCTTATATCATGAACTAAGTAATATTAACATAGTTCGAATGGTACTATAA
- the cspE gene encoding transcription antiterminator/RNA stability regulator CspE, whose protein sequence is MSKIKGNVKWFNESKGFGFITPEDGSKDVFVHFSAIQSNGFKTLSEGQSVEFEITEGAKGPSAANVISL, encoded by the coding sequence ATGTCTAAGATTAAAGGTAATGTGAAGTGGTTTAATGAATCTAAAGGGTTTGGTTTCATTACTCCCGAAGATGGAAGCAAAGATGTTTTCGTTCATTTTTCAGCTATCCAGAGCAACGGATTTAAAACTTTATCAGAAGGTCAAAGTGTTGAATTCGAAATTACCGAAGGAGCAAAAGGGCCATCAGCGGCTAATGTTATTAGTTTATAA
- the aroE gene encoding shikimate dehydrogenase encodes MLKKHSSEFSVFGNPINNTKSPYIHWLFSKQTGVFHSYDHTLVPLGKFREFITHFFLFKGIGANVTIPFKEEAFLMSDELTNHAESSKSVNTLKKFSNGRILGDNTDGKGILYDLQRLKFIKKNDNILVIGAGGAARGVIFSLLSYGCNVFVVNRTINRAIKLVNDFKKFGSIFTISNKSIKHSSFHLIINATSNVQMNSYWNSIVHLMDKKVYFYDINYSENIYTPFLSWCINFGALMFSDGLGMLVSQAAYSFYLWHGIFPEIDSVIFQLRKC; translated from the coding sequence GTGCTTAAAAAACATTCGAGTGAATTTTCAGTTTTTGGAAATCCTATTAATAACACAAAATCGCCTTATATCCATTGGTTATTTTCTAAACAAACCGGAGTATTTCATAGTTATGATCATACATTAGTTCCATTAGGTAAATTTAGAGAATTTATAACTCATTTTTTTTTGTTTAAAGGTATTGGAGCTAATGTAACTATTCCATTTAAAGAAGAAGCATTTTTGATGTCAGATGAATTAACTAATCATGCTGAATCTTCGAAATCAGTTAATACTTTAAAAAAATTTTCAAATGGTAGAATTTTGGGGGATAATACTGATGGCAAAGGTATTTTATATGATTTACAGCGTTTAAAATTTATCAAAAAGAATGATAATATTTTAGTAATAGGTGCTGGAGGTGCTGCTCGTGGAGTAATTTTTTCGTTATTATCTTATGGTTGTAATGTTTTTGTTGTAAACAGAACTATAAATCGTGCAATAAAATTAGTAAATGATTTCAAAAAGTTTGGATCTATTTTTACAATTTCAAATAAAAGTATAAAACACAGTTCATTTCATTTGATAATTAATGCTACTTCAAATGTACAAATGAATAGTTATTGGAATTCTATTGTTCATTTAATGGATAAAAAAGTTTATTTTTATGATATTAATTATTCCGAAAATATATATACTCCCTTTTTATCTTGGTGCATAAATTTCGGTGCGCTTATGTTTTCTGATGGGTTAGGAATGTTAGTAAGTCAGGCTGCATATTCTTTTTATTTGTGGCATGGTATTTTTCCAGAAATTGATTCAGTTATTTTTCAATTACGAAAATGTTAG
- a CDS encoding Sua5/YciO/YrdC/YwlC family protein, which produces MVNSSSLLECIKRLKNGDVIAYPTESVFGLGCDPNNQDAVEKLLQLKNRKWSKGFILVASCYSQIQLYISEYKLSFYHKSIMSNSWPGPITFLVPARSSVPCWLTGRSKFLAVRISSHISIRKLCNTFGKAIISTSANRSGLVPCKTYEEVIEQFGKNFPIFYGTLGNNIRPSKIINLMNGKLIRRA; this is translated from the coding sequence ATGGTAAATAGTTCGTCATTATTAGAATGTATAAAGAGATTAAAAAATGGTGATGTTATAGCTTATCCAACAGAATCAGTTTTCGGATTAGGATGTGATCCAAATAATCAGGATGCAGTAGAAAAATTACTTCAATTAAAAAATAGAAAGTGGAGTAAAGGATTTATATTGGTTGCGTCTTGTTATAGTCAAATTCAATTATATATTTCTGAATATAAATTGTCTTTTTATCATAAAAGTATAATGTCAAATAGTTGGCCTGGACCTATTACTTTTTTAGTACCAGCAAGGTCTTCCGTACCATGTTGGTTAACTGGAAGATCTAAATTTTTAGCAGTTCGTATTAGTTCGCATATTTCTATTCGAAAATTGTGCAATACGTTTGGAAAAGCCATAATATCTACTAGTGCTAATCGCTCTGGTTTAGTACCATGCAAAACATATGAAGAAGTTATAGAACAATTCGGAAAAAATTTTCCAATTTTTTACGGAACATTAGGTAATAACATTCGTCCTTCTAAAATTATAAATCTTATGAATGGGAAATTAATACGTCGTGCTTAA
- the def gene encoding peptide deformylase — MSILKILKYPNNRLRTIAKPIIKINPSIQKTINDMFETMYFKNGIGLAATQVNIPLQIIVISNITKLKKPLVLINPKIIKKSGNTSIEEKCLSIPSYQAIIPRSSAIVVTALNYFGKKITIEATSLLAICIQHEIDHLVGKLLIDYLSDIEKIKIQTQILKNNKNYDF; from the coding sequence ATGTCTATTCTGAAAATTTTAAAATATCCAAATAATCGACTTCGAACGATTGCAAAACCAATTATAAAAATTAATCCATCAATTCAAAAAACTATTAACGACATGTTTGAAACGATGTATTTTAAAAATGGAATTGGACTCGCTGCTACTCAAGTAAATATTCCATTACAAATTATAGTAATTAGTAATATTACAAAATTAAAAAAACCACTAGTATTAATAAATCCTAAAATAATTAAAAAAAGTGGTAATACAAGTATAGAAGAAAAATGCTTATCTATCCCCAGTTACCAAGCCATAATACCTAGATCATCAGCCATTGTTGTAACTGCTTTAAATTACTTCGGAAAAAAAATTACAATAGAAGCAACTTCGCTTCTAGCTATTTGTATTCAACATGAAATAGATCATTTAGTCGGAAAATTACTCATAGACTACTTGTCTGATATTGAAAAAATTAAAATTCAAACACAAATTCTAAAAAATAATAAAAATTATGACTTTTAA
- the fmt gene encoding methionyl-tRNA formyltransferase, whose product MLSFLKKKLKIVFSGTSNFSSQHLKQLIDYKYKIVGVITQPDRPSGRGKKIIESPVKQIAKKYNISVFQPENFNDSTIHDQLYKLHANLMIVVSYGLIIPKNILNIFSIGCINIHASLLPRWRGAAPIQSAILHGDLITGITIIKMDEGIDTGKILYSISCKIEKFDTSQSLQNKLSKIGCQAILLILQKIELRQYNAIIQSKLTTYSYKIKKQDAQLNWLKDAKILEQCIRAFNPWPISFFKIKKEHIKVWQANVIIQKNINLYCAGEIILINKNGLQIQTKKNILNITRIQLPGKKIINAYDLNNSKHHWFAPNTRLI is encoded by the coding sequence ATACTTTCTTTTCTAAAAAAAAAATTAAAAATTGTTTTTTCAGGAACCTCAAACTTTTCGTCACAACATCTAAAACAATTAATTGATTATAAATATAAAATTGTTGGAGTAATTACACAACCAGATCGACCTTCCGGACGTGGTAAAAAAATAATTGAATCTCCAGTAAAACAAATAGCTAAAAAATATAACATCTCAGTTTTTCAGCCAGAAAATTTCAACGATTCTACGATACATGATCAATTATATAAACTTCATGCTAATTTAATGATAGTTGTTTCGTACGGTTTAATCATTCCAAAAAACATATTAAATATATTCTCAATAGGATGTATTAACATCCATGCTTCATTACTTCCTAGATGGAGAGGCGCAGCACCAATACAATCAGCAATTTTACATGGAGATTTAATAACTGGAATAACTATTATAAAAATGGATGAAGGAATTGATACTGGAAAAATATTATATTCAATATCCTGTAAAATAGAAAAATTTGACACCAGTCAAAGCTTACAAAATAAATTAAGTAAAATAGGATGTCAAGCGATATTACTTATACTACAAAAAATAGAACTAAGACAATATAATGCTATTATTCAAAGTAAATTAACAACTTATTCTTATAAAATAAAAAAGCAAGATGCACAATTAAATTGGCTTAAAGACGCAAAAATATTAGAACAATGTATAAGAGCTTTCAATCCATGGCCAATAAGTTTCTTTAAAATAAAAAAAGAACATATTAAAGTATGGCAAGCTAATGTTATTATACAAAAAAATATAAATCTATACTGCGCAGGAGAAATTATATTAATAAACAAAAATGGATTACAAATACAAACTAAAAAAAATATACTCAACATTACACGAATTCAACTCCCTGGAAAAAAAATAATAAATGCATATGATCTAAATAATTCTAAACACCATTGGTTTGCTCCTAATACACGATTAATTTAA
- the rplQ gene encoding 50S ribosomal protein L17 — MRHRKIGRKFNRSSTHVRLMLNNMVCALLNHEVIKTTVSKAKELRRIVEPLITRSKIDSIANRRLVFSKIRDNNVVTKLFLDLGPHFLNRPGGYTRVLKCGYRVGDKAPMAYIQLINRLTKNVELSKKIK; from the coding sequence ATGAGACATAGAAAAATTGGTCGAAAATTTAATAGAAGTAGTACTCATGTAAGATTGATGCTAAACAATATGGTATGTGCATTATTAAATCATGAAGTAATAAAAACAACAGTATCTAAAGCCAAAGAATTACGACGTATAGTAGAACCTTTAATAACTCGATCTAAAATTGATTCTATTGCTAATAGACGCCTTGTATTTTCTAAAATTCGAGATAATAATGTAGTTACAAAGTTATTTTTAGATTTAGGTCCACATTTTTTAAATAGGCCAGGGGGATATACTAGAGTATTAAAATGTGGTTATCGTGTAGGTGATAAAGCACCTATGGCATATATTCAACTAATAAATAGACTAACAAAGAATGTAGAATTATCCAAGAAAATAAAATAG
- the rpoA gene encoding DNA-directed RNA polymerase subunit alpha codes for MQSFVNEFLKPRLVGIEHISVTHAKITLEPLERGFGHTLGNALRRILLSSMPGCAVTEVEIEGILHEYSTKEGIKEDIIEILLNLKGLAVKLYGKDQVILTLNKSGVGIVKASDINHSSDVEIVNPEHVICNLTYENVSIIMRIKVERGRGYVTASSRMNLIDREHSIGKLLVDACYSPIERIVYNVEAARVAQRTDLDKLVIEMKTNGTIDPEEAIRRAATILSDQLEAFVDLRDIREPEVKEEKPEFEPILLRSVDDLELTVRSANCLKAELIHYIGDLVQKTEVELLKTPNLGKKSLTEIKDVLAARNLSLGMRLDNWPPISILDD; via the coding sequence ATGCAAAGTTTTGTGAATGAGTTCCTAAAGCCGAGATTAGTAGGTATTGAACATATTAGTGTAACACATGCTAAAATCACTCTTGAACCGCTAGAACGTGGTTTTGGTCACACGCTTGGAAATGCTTTGCGTCGAATTTTATTGTCTTCTATGCCTGGTTGTGCAGTAACAGAAGTAGAAATTGAAGGAATACTACATGAATATAGCACTAAGGAAGGGATTAAAGAAGATATTATTGAAATTTTACTTAATTTAAAAGGATTAGCAGTAAAATTGTATGGAAAGGATCAAGTGATACTTACTTTAAATAAGTCTGGTGTAGGTATAGTAAAAGCATCTGATATTAATCATAGCAGTGATGTGGAAATTGTAAATCCTGAACATGTTATTTGTAATTTAACATATGAAAATGTATCAATTATTATGAGAATCAAAGTAGAAAGAGGTAGAGGATATGTTACTGCATCTTCTAGAATGAATTTAATAGATAGAGAACATTCTATAGGAAAATTATTGGTAGATGCATGTTATAGCCCAATAGAACGTATTGTATATAATGTAGAAGCTGCTAGGGTAGCACAGAGGACTGATTTAGATAAACTAGTAATAGAAATGAAGACTAATGGTACTATTGATCCTGAAGAAGCTATTCGGAGAGCTGCTACTATTTTATCAGATCAGTTAGAAGCATTTGTAGATTTGCGAGATATTCGTGAACCAGAAGTTAAAGAGGAAAAACCAGAATTTGAGCCAATTTTGCTTCGTTCAGTTGATGACTTAGAATTAACTGTAAGATCTGCAAATTGTTTAAAAGCAGAATTGATACATTATATTGGAGATTTGGTTCAAAAAACAGAAGTCGAATTGCTTAAAACTCCTAATTTAGGAAAAAAATCTTTAACTGAAATTAAAGATGTATTAGCGGCGAGAAATTTATCTTTAGGAATGCGTTTAGATAATTGGCCTCCTATAAGTATCTTGGATGATTAA